The Chloroflexi bacterium ADurb.Bin180 sequence CGATTGCGTAATCTCCTTGGGGTCGGCTCTGGTATAGGCACCCAACTCCAGGTTCTCCTGCACCGTGAGCGGCGCAAAGATCTTGCGACCTTCAGGAACCTGAGATATGCCCAGCGAGACGATTCTGGTAGCTGAGACACGGGTGAGATCCTGGCCGCGGAAAGTGATGGTACCCTGCCTTGGTCGCAGCAACCCGGAGATGGTCTTGAGAGTGGTGCTCTTTCCAGCGCCGTTCGCTCCAATCAGGGTCACAATCTCGCCCTGGTTCATCTCAAAGTGGACCCCTTGCAGGGCATGGATGGCGCCGTAGAACACATGCAAGTCCTTTACTTCGAGCATAGCAGTCATGTGTTCCTAGTCCCTCCTGCCTGGCTTGCCGCCCTGCTTGCCCAGGTACGCCTCGATCACGCGAGGGTTGCTCGCAACCTGGTCTGCGTTCCCGCGTGCGATAACTTGACCAAAGTCCATCACCGTGATCTGTTCGCAAATCCCCATGACCACCCTCATCTGGTGCTCGATCAGCAGGATGGTCAGCTTGAACTGATCGTGTATGAAATGGATGGACTCCATCAGCGTCCGCACTTCTGCAGGGTTCATGCCGGCAGCCGGCTCATCAAGAAGCAGCAGCTTGGGCCGGGCCGCCAGGGCACGCGCCATCTCGACCCGACGCTGTTCACCGTACGGGAGGTTGCTGGCGATCTCATCCTGTTTGTCCTGCAGGTTGAAAATGCCCAGCAACTCTTGCGCCGTCTCGATGAGAGCGCTTTCCTTTCTGTCAAACCCGCTGCCCTGCCACACAGCCGCGCCCACGCCATAACCCGCGTGTGGATGGAGAGCAATGCATACATTATCGAGGACGGTGAGCCTCGGGAAGATGCGAATGTTCTGAAAGGTGCGGCCAATACCAAGCTGCGTAATTGCGTGCGGCGGCAGGCCGACGAGGTTCTTGCCGTAGAAGGCGATCTGACCCGAGGTAGTGGAGATCAGGGCGCTGATCATATTGAACACGGTGGTTTTTCCAGCGCCGTTAGGACCGATCAACCCTGCCAGCTCCCCCTCGTGTACTGTGAGGTCGAAATCCCTGACGGCCCACAGACCACCCTCAATGCCCTGAGAAGTGACCTGGCCGCCAAAGTTCTTGCACAGCCTGTTGATTTGCAGTACTACCGGCCCGGTTGGCGGACAGGTGGTCATGCGTTCACCTCCTTGCCCCCACCCGTAGCTGAAACAGCGTCACGCGTCTTACGTGCCCACTTGGGCGCCTTCAAGAACCCCAGTTCAACCCTGCCCATGATCCCCTGTGGCCTGAACAGCATGAGCAGAACCAGGGCAATGGGATAGATCACGAGACGCCAGGCTTCAAAGCCCATCGGCAGCCAGATGCGCATGCCTTCCAGACTAACCGCCCAGACAAAGGTGGCGATGATCGTACCAGTCATGTTGCCCAGACCGCCCAGCACGATAATAATCAGCGGATCAAAGGACTTTTCAGAGCCAAAGTAGGCCGGTGAAAGAAAGGCGTACAGATGGGCATACAGTGCACCGGCGATTCCTGCCAACATGCTGCCCAGCACAAATGACAGCACCTTGTACTTGAGGACGTCAATGCCCATGGCCTGAGCAGCGACCTCATCCTCACGCACCGAGACGATGGCTCGCCCCACGCTCGAGTGAATCAAGTTCCGCATGACCACAGTGGCAAATACCAGGAAAATGAACACCCAGAAGAAGGAGGTCAACATTGGGATGCCGATCATCCCGCGGGCTCCCTTGGTCTCTGGTATCACCTTGTCCGAGTTATTCAACAGGTTCTGCACAATGATGGTGAAACCGAGGGTGGCAATGCCAAAATAGTCCGAGCCGAGGCGCAGCAGCACGACATAGCCGAAAGCATAGCTGATCAGAGCCGCCAGCAGACCACCGGCCAGCGTGGCACCCAGAAGCAGCGCGGCCTTACCAAGGTCAAAGTGAAAGAGACTAACTTCGGACATGGGAATGATCGCCTGAAGGAATCCAGGAAGCTGAAAGGTCATACCGTGGATGGGCAGACTGATGCGGCTGCCGAGCCGATAGGTGATGACGGCCGACGTATACGCTCCAATGGCATAAAAGCCCCACTGTCCCAGCGAGAATTGTCCGTTGAAGCCAAAGATCAGATTCAGCCCGAGACACAGACCAGCCATGATACAGGGGAACATAACCCAGGCTGTCTTGCGGAATTCGGTCATCCGCGGCATGATCACCCACTGCGCGACGAGGAAGATCAAGACCACCACCGCCCAGAAACGCCAACTCTGTCCCAGAAAACGAAAGCCAGTCTTCTGCATCGCCACCACCTACGCCTTTTCCTTCGCTGCCTCGCCGAACAGACCGGTCGGCTTGTACAGGAGGACGAGAATGAGCACTGTGAACACTATGGTGTCGCGCAAAGTCGAGCTGAGGTAGCCAGCCGCCAGGGTCTCGATCATCCCAATGGCCAGTGCGCCAATGAACGCGCCAGGAATGCTGCCAATGCCGCCCAGCACCGCAGCAATGAATGACTTGAGTCCGGGCATCACTCCCAGGAAGGTGCGGATCTGAGGATAGGCCACGACGTAGAGCATACCGCCCGCACCTGCGAGCGCTGCGCCCAACGCAAAGGTAAAAGTGATGACCAGATCTACGTCAATACCCATCAAACGCGCCGTTGGCTTGTCCCATGCGACAGCCCTCATTGCCTTGCCCAACTTGGTGCGATAGACCAGGTAGTAGAGCGTGGCGAGGCAGATGGAACCGACAGCCACGATCACGAACATGATGTTGGAGAAGCTCACCCCGAGAACGGTCCAGCTCTTGAACTGGAGCGGCTGAGGGGCAAAGACGATAAAGTTGGGCGTGAAGACAAAGTTTAGAGCCGTGAAGTATTCAAGGAAGAAGGAGATGCCGACGGCAGTGATCAGGGCCGAGATGCGAGGCGCATCTCGGAGGGGCTTGTAGGCAACCCGCTCGATCACCACAGCCAGAAAGGCGCAGATGACCATCGCCACCAACATGCTTACGAGAAAGGGCCAATGAAAGCGGGTGGTGGCGAAAAAGGCAACAAAAGCACCAATCATAAAGATGTCGCCGTGGGCAAAGTTGATCAGCCGGACAATGCCATAGACCATGGTATAACCCAGAGCCACCAGGGCATAGACAAAGCCGAGGCGAATGCCATCGACGATGAACTGCACAAACAGCACTGGATTCTGGAGGGCGCGAAACGCCAGCCAGGCCAGGATGGCCGCCACCACCAGATACACAATCGGGTTGGTGCGCACGCTATTGACCAGATGACTCAGCCGCTTCCGCATACTCGGCTTAACCTCTCCTTCCCTGACCTTCAACAAAGGAGGGGATGACCCGAGGCCATCCCCTCCTCGTAGCCATCTTACGGCGCTACCGTAGCCTCGTACAGAACTTGGCCGCCGCTCACCTTGAGAACAGCGGCTGCCTTGATCGGATTGTGCCACTGATCGTAGGTAATGTGGCCTGACACCGCATCAAAAGAGATCCCCTCGAGCGCAGCCACGACCTTGTCAGGATCTGTGGTGCCGGCCTTGTCGATTGCCGCAAGCATCAGGCTCGCCGCGTCGTATCCCAGAGTAGCCAGCGCATCTGGCACGCTACCGTACTTGGTCTTGTACTTGTTGACCCAATCAACAACGATCTGGCGAGTGTCACCAGGATGGTAGTGGTTGGAGAAGTACCCGCCCTCGACGGCTGCCAAATCAAGATCGGCCGAGTCCCAACCATCGCCGCCCAGCAGGACAGCCGTAATGCCCTTCTGCTTAGCCTGCGCGCCAATCAGGCTCACCTTGTCATAGTAGGTGGGCACAAAAAACACATCGGGATTGGCATCCTTGACCTTGGCCAGAATCGCCGAGAAATCAGTGTCTTCCTTCACGAAAGACTCGGAGACCACAACCTTCCCGCCGCCAGCCTCGAACGCCTTGACGAACTCGTCCGCCAAACCGATGATATAGTCGTTGCCCACTTCGCGCACCACGGCAGCGGTCTTGGCCTTCAGATTCTTGAGCGCAAACCCGGCCATCACCTTGCCCTGGAAGGGGTCGATGAAGCAGGCGCGGAAAGAGTACTTCTTAACGTGCCCGGCGTCGTCGACCGTCACCTTGGCGTTGGTGGACGTGCCGCTGATCAACGGGACTTTCTTGGTTGCGGCATACTCGCCAATCGGAATCGTCTCGCTAGAGCAGACTGCACCAATGATGAACTGGACCTTGTCTTCGTCCACGGCCTTCTTGGCGGCGTCAGCAGCGGCCTTGGGGTCGCACTGCGAGTCGCCGAGAACGTACTGGATCTTGTACCCAGCGGGGCCGCCCTTGGCATTCCACTCCTCGATGGCAATCAGGGCTCCGTTTCGGTTGCCTTCGCCAAAGGTCGTCTGGGCACCGGTGAGCGGTCCAAGAATGCCGATTTTCACCGTCTTGCCGGTGGTTCCGCCACCGGTCTTGCACCCGCTAATCACCACTGAGAGCACAAGCAGGAGAATAACCAATGACAGATACTTTCCCTTCATCTCCAAACCTCCCTTGGGTCATTTTGCCTGATCCGACGAGGGGCCCTGCATGCCTCCCGCGGGTCAGTCGCGTGTCGTCCCAGAGTCTGGCGCCAGAGGGCAGCCACCCCTCAGCTCAACACCGCAACTCTAGTAACGCTACTCGAACCGTCTCGATTCCCTGTGGCTCCTGCGACCTCCTCATCCTCTCTCAAAGATGAGCGGCAGCGCTCAGCGATGGTCACGACGGCGTGAAGATGGTGCCTTCCGAACAACGGCAGCGGGATACTCCTCGCTGCAAGCCCGGCAACGCCAAGTCCAACCTAGGATTCGAACAGCAACTGCATCTCTGGCTGATCGATATAGAATACGATGAGCGATGAAAGCAGTATCGAGATGAGCGAACTGACCAGCAGGGGAATGTCGGCCGGAGTGCCCGGTGCCTTGGAGGGGACGACTCTGGCCAGCGTAACCAGCGTGCGCACAACGATGTTCATGCCCTGTACAAAGATCGTCAACGTTCTGGCGAGGGGGAGCAGCTTGTACAGACCCCAGCCCATGAGCCCAAAGACAGGCACGAGGACCAGGAACAGCGCCCAGCTGACAGAGCTGAAGAATGCGGGGGGTGCAACCAGAATGGCGACCACCTGCAGCACAGCGATGATGGTAATCAGTACGGGCCGCGTCTTCTTCACTCGGACTTCCTCCGAATCCAGGCTAGTAGGTACCCAGAACTGCACAGAGACGCACGTGGTGAGACGGTACGGCACAGTACCTTCGACGATGCTGCGATGATCGTATGGTTCATTGTAACGAGAATCACAAGATTGTCAAACGCACAACGCCGCTCGCGGCCGCCGGGTTCAATCGTGCAGACGAACCCGCCCTGACCCCGCCTGCGACGCCGCTATGCGTTAAGCGCGATTGGGCTTAGAATATACATGAGGGCAAAGCCCGCGCCTGAGTATTCTCTCAGCCGCGGCAAGGCTTCCCGCGGGAGCCAGATGCCACCGTTCGCGACGCCAGATAGCTCGCGCCACGACCTAGGCGCGTGATGCTCACACGAATGACCGAGAGGAAGTAGACTTGGCCCGCACCGGTGAGTCCTCGAGTTGGACGCCGTCAGGCCCTGCGTGCCTGGTTCGAGTGGCCAGAGCATGCCTGATCACTGTTCTTTGCGCTGCCCTCACCGCGTGCGTCGCATGCAATCGAGCTTTGAGCGCTGAGACGGAATCCTCCGTCGGGTCGACGGTTACTCCGCTGCTGAGCGCCACGAAGGATCCCCGCTGTGAGGAATGCCTGCAGCTCCACGCGGCACAGAGAACGGCCATTGCATTGAGCGGCACCCCCGCGCCCACTGCAACGAGCTTCCCCGAGCCCGGTATGTCCTCGACCAACGATCCTCTCCCCGAACTGGCGCAGGATCAGTTCGGGTGGGCAGTGCGGAATCACCAGCCGGCCATCGTACTGTTCTGGGAGCCTCAGTGTGATGTCTGCGAGGCGATGCGGTCGTTGCTCGAGTCAATGAGAGACGGCTTTTCCCGGGTGCTCTTTCTCGAGATTCGGGTTGACCAACCAAGCGGAGCTGATGTGGCTCGCCAGGCAGGCGTAGAATCGGTGCCGGCGTGGTTCTTCCTCACTGACAAGGGCCGTGGCACGCTGGTGTCTGGCCGCCTCAGCGAAGAGCAGTTGCGCCTGGAATTGGAGAGGCTGCTTCCGTAGCGCACGGAAGGGAGACTGGCCAGAGAGCAGCTCCGTGCAGCGACTCCTGGAACGGCAGGAGAGCATCTGGCCATCGTGCCTCACTCCCACCCGAAGAACCTGCGAGCCGGACGAAATGGACACCACTGGGCCGGGGATGCGCGCTGCGTCTCCCGCCACGATGCTGGCCGACGAGGATTTGGACTGCTGGGGGCCAGCGCTATAATGATCGGTGGACCGCTGTTCAGACGCACAGCAAGGTCAGCCGCAACTACCACCGGTTTCGGTGTAGCTGCGACAACCCGAAAGGAGCACATTACTGCTATGAGCATGGAAGACCTGATGAAAGCAATCCTGGGCGGTTCAGGCGTCAAATCGACCAAGTCCTCACGCCAGGGCGCGCAGCCTGACCCGATGTCCGACCTGATCGGCGCCATTCTCGGCGGCCAAACGTCTCAGGCGCAGCAGTCGCAGTCCTCGGGCGGCCTGGGTGACATCCTTGGCAGCATCCTGGGTGGAGCGCAGCCCCAGCAGGCGCAGCAGCCGCAGGCCGGCGGCGACCTGGGCGACATCCTCGGCAGCATCCTCGGTGGAGGCAGACTCCAGCCGCAGCGGCAGCAGCAACCCTCTGGGACCATCGAGGATTTCCTCGGCAGCATCTCCGGACAGGCCCCGATGCAGAGGAACTCGTTCCTGGGCCCCATCGTTGACAAGCTGGCCAAGAGCCTTGGTATCCCACCGGTCGTGGCACAGATGATCGTCAGCTTTGCCATCAGCAAGCTGATGCCTTCAGCCGCCGCTGGCTCAGGCAGTGGCGCGATTGTTCCGCAGCCGCGACCGCAGCTGCAGCCCTCCTATGTTCCGGCGCCCTCTCAGACCCCAGCGCAGTCGCAGGACGGCTGGAACCTGGACAGCCTGCTGGACACTTTTGGCGCCGGAAGTGCCACCACGGGCAACTACATCCAGCAGTCCGGCATGAGCCGTGAGCTGGCGAACCAGATGGGTATGGATGAGAGCATGGCCAACGACAGTCTGCAACAGGTGTTCCAGATGCTGCAGGGCGCACTCGCCAAGACGCAGACGCAGCAGGCCCGCCCGAAGGCACCCGCCTCCAGTTCGGCCAAACGCACAGGAAAAAGGACCAACCGGGGCCAGTACTAGCATCGCGGCTATGCAGAAAGGAAATACGATGACCGCTACCAGCGGACGTAACCTGCCCGGCCGTGAGGTAATCAGCAACGCCATGCGGGGAGTGGTGCAGATCGTAGCGCTGCGGCAGGGATTCCTGGGTGGCATGTCGCCGGCCTGGACCGGGTCCGGGACGATTGTGCATCCATCTGGTTTGATCCTCACCAACTGCCACGTGGCGAACCCGCGCGCCATGGGGATGTCCGCCCCACCGGCCGACCGATTAGGCATCGCCCTGACCGAGCGCTCTGATCAGCCCCCTGTGCTGTCCTACTTTGCACAGGTCGTGGCGCAGTCTCCGGAAATCGACCTCGCAGTTCTGCGAATCGTGGCTGGAGTCGATGGCCGCCAGGTGTCCAACCTGAACCTGCCCTACGTTCCCCTGGGCGATTCGGACGATCTGGAGCTTGGTGATGTTCTCGCCATCCTCGGCTACCCGGGTATCGGCGGCGATACGATCACTCTGACTAGCGGCAGCGTGTCCGGCTTTTCGCACGAGGAGAGGCTGAATGTGACCCGCGCCTGGATCAAGACCGATGCCACTATCTCCGGGGGGAACAGCGGGGGCACCGCGATCAATGGTGTCGGCCATCTGGTGGGCGTGCCAACGCAGGCGGCTGCCGGCACCGGCATCCAGCCGGTAGATGCGCGCCCCGTCGTTGATACCAACCGCGACGGGCAAATCGACCAGCGCGACACCCCGATGGCCATCGGCGGGTTTATCAATGGCTTGCGGCCGGTCAATCTCGCCTCCCCGCTGCTGCAAAAGGCAGGCCTGTCAACCATGCGAGGTGCGTCTGCAGCGCTGCCTCCGGTGCAGCCAGCGCAGCCAGCAAGGACCTCGCCAGCGCCGAGCCCGTCGGCTCCGGCCTTTCGTGCCCTGGTCTTTAGCCGCGACGTCACTGAGGACGGGCGACCCATCCAGCCAGCTTCGCTGCTCCCGTCAGGGGGTACCCAGCTCTTTGCCAGCTTCGAATACTCTGGCCTGGATAGCTCGATGACCTTTGGCGAGGTCTGGGCCTGGAACGGCAAGACCATTGCGCAGAAGCGCGGTTCGTGGGACGCAGAGGCCAGCGGGCGTCGGACACTTTCGCTGATGAACCAACGTGGCTTGCCTGATGGGGAGTATCACCTGGTGCTGACTCTCAATAACCGGGTTATGGCCGAAGGCAAGGCCGTCATCGGGATGCTTGCCGAAGACACCGACACCCAGGTGTCGGGTCAGATTGTCGATGCCGCGACCAATCGAGGCATCGCCAATGTGCTCGTTCTGGCGCTGAAACCGGGTGTGCGAGTGCAGGACTTTGTCAGGCAGCAGAACAAGGAGCAGGTAGTGGCCAAAGCGACCACGGGCAACCAGGGTGCCTTCACCTTCGACCGCCAGCTACCAAAGGGCCAGGCCTATGGACTGCTGGTGATCGCGCGTGGCTACCGCGACCTGGCCATAGATGGCGCTCTGCGTATCACCGCCAACGCACCGGAACAGGCACAACTCGGCCCCATCTCCCTGCGGCGCGAATAGCGCCCACTGAGGTACACCGCAAGAAAGGGGCTCGCCGGACCCATGGGTCTGGCGAGCCTCTTGCGTCGTCGAGCTGGGTCGCAGGCGCCAATCAGCCGGACCTGGACAGGTTGAGTGCCTCCTGCACGCGCGGCAGAACGAAACGGTCGACCTCGTCATCGCTGCGGGGGTCCGGCACGTCGCGGAACAGGAACCATTCCTCAGTGTGCTCCGCGGCCTCGCCGGGGGCCATGTGCTCGAGCGGCCCCAGGGTCTCCACCTCCAGCATCGTGCCGTTGGTAAAGACCTCCACATTCGCTCCCATGTCAGGATAGCAGGCGCCGGCCTCACGCCGGAAGGTCTTTACCAGGAGACGGCCGCCGTTGGCATAGCCCACCCATCCGTCAGGGGTTGAAGCCCCGATCTTTTGTGGCAATGTCGCGGAAGGAGTCTGGCGAAGCAGGATGTACCTCTGACCCCAGGTCCACCGGGAGTCAGACAGGTCGGTGTAGGGCCAGAGCGTCAGGATACTGCTTGCTGAGAGTGATTCGGGGTGCACCCCGCGGGGAGGCAGAGGAACGATGGCCACTCCGCCTTCGTCCATCACCGTAATGGCCCAGGGAGCCAACTGCACTGGCGCGTGGGACCTGTTGGTGAGCCGATGGGTCACCACCACTTGCCCCGCGCTGCCAAACCGCAGTTCGATGCTCTTTTCGGTCTGCGTCACTTGGTCGGCAGCCTGCGTCACCGCAAGCGTTTGGCCTTGCTGCGCTGCCACCACCGGGGCATTGTCCGGCTGATAGGTGCGTGCCGGATCCTCGGGCGCTTCCCAGAGACGGTGACCGCCATAGATGAGCCATTCGGCGCCGCCACTGCGGCCCAGCAGCTTCGGATACTCGCGCAGGACGTTGGCCTCTCCGACAAAGCCAAACCGAATGATGCGCGGGCCGACGTCCGTGGTCACCACCAGCTCAAGCCGGCCGTTAGTGAGCCAGTAGCAGTTCGGCCAGCCTCCGTACGGCTTCTTGCACACCGTCATCTGGCCCATTCTGGACATGTTCACGCTCCCGCGGGTGCCACTTGTGCCAGTCACCGCACCGCACAACGAAACCAGCCGTGGGTTCCGCTCACGCTAGCTCCCACCAGAACGCTCCAGCTCGGCGATCAACACCTCGTATGGCGCGACGTCTACGCGGCAAAGGTCCAGCGACTCGGCAACAGCATGATGCGTGGACAATCGAACCCTGGCGCAAAGCGCCGAGTCCGGAGCCAGTGAGGCACTGTCAGAACACCCCTGCGGCCGCCCCAGCCGCGAGGCGACATCGACTGACTGCGAGTGTCGGCTCCAGTTGAGAATCACCAGCATGGTCTGCTCCGGCGCCGTGCGCACAAAGGCCAGCACGTCCGCCGAGTCTGCATCCACCAGGCTCCACGAGCCTCCCAGCAGCGCCGGAGATCGGCGACGCAACTGCAG is a genomic window containing:
- the htrA_3 gene encoding putative serine protease HtrA; translated protein: MTATSGRNLPGREVISNAMRGVVQIVALRQGFLGGMSPAWTGSGTIVHPSGLILTNCHVANPRAMGMSAPPADRLGIALTERSDQPPVLSYFAQVVAQSPEIDLAVLRIVAGVDGRQVSNLNLPYVPLGDSDDLELGDVLAILGYPGIGGDTITLTSGSVSGFSHEERLNVTRAWIKTDATISGGNSGGTAINGVGHLVGVPTQAAAGTGIQPVDARPVVDTNRDGQIDQRDTPMAIGGFINGLRPVNLASPLLQKAGLSTMRGASAALPPVQPAQPARTSPAPSPSAPAFRALVFSRDVTEDGRPIQPASLLPSGGTQLFASFEYSGLDSSMTFGEVWAWNGKTIAQKRGSWDAEASGRRTLSLMNQRGLPDGEYHLVLTLNNRVMAEGKAVIGMLAEDTDTQVSGQIVDAATNRGIANVLVLALKPGVRVQDFVRQQNKEQVVAKATTGNQGAFTFDRQLPKGQAYGLLVIARGYRDLAIDGALRITANAPEQAQLGPISLRRE
- a CDS encoding Thioredoxin yields the protein MARTGESSSWTPSGPACLVRVARACLITVLCAALTACVACNRALSAETESSVGSTVTPLLSATKDPRCEECLQLHAAQRTAIALSGTPAPTATSFPEPGMSSTNDPLPELAQDQFGWAVRNHQPAIVLFWEPQCDVCEAMRSLLESMRDGFSRVLFLEIRVDQPSGADVARQAGVESVPAWFFLTDKGRGTLVSGRLSEEQLRLELERLLP
- a CDS encoding leucine/isoleucine/valine transporter permease subunit encodes the protein MQKTGFRFLGQSWRFWAVVVLIFLVAQWVIMPRMTEFRKTAWVMFPCIMAGLCLGLNLIFGFNGQFSLGQWGFYAIGAYTSAVITYRLGSRISLPIHGMTFQLPGFLQAIIPMSEVSLFHFDLGKAALLLGATLAGGLLAALISYAFGYVVLLRLGSDYFGIATLGFTIIVQNLLNNSDKVIPETKGARGMIGIPMLTSFFWVFIFLVFATVVMRNLIHSSVGRAIVSVREDEVAAQAMGIDVLKYKVLSFVLGSMLAGIAGALYAHLYAFLSPAYFGSEKSFDPLIIIVLGGLGNMTGTIIATFVWAVSLEGMRIWLPMGFEAWRLVIYPIALVLLMLFRPQGIMGRVELGFLKAPKWARKTRDAVSATGGGKEVNA
- the livH gene encoding High-affinity branched-chain amino acid transport system permease protein LivH, encoding MRKRLSHLVNSVRTNPIVYLVVAAILAWLAFRALQNPVLFVQFIVDGIRLGFVYALVALGYTMVYGIVRLINFAHGDIFMIGAFVAFFATTRFHWPFLVSMLVAMVICAFLAVVIERVAYKPLRDAPRISALITAVGISFFLEYFTALNFVFTPNFIVFAPQPLQFKSWTVLGVSFSNIMFVIVAVGSICLATLYYLVYRTKLGKAMRAVAWDKPTARLMGIDVDLVITFTFALGAALAGAGGMLYVVAYPQIRTFLGVMPGLKSFIAAVLGGIGSIPGAFIGALAIGMIETLAAGYLSSTLRDTIVFTVLILVLLYKPTGLFGEAAKEKA
- the lptB gene encoding Lipopolysaccharide export system ATP-binding protein LptB; its protein translation is MTTCPPTGPVVLQINRLCKNFGGQVTSQGIEGGLWAVRDFDLTVHEGELAGLIGPNGAGKTTVFNMISALISTTSGQIAFYGKNLVGLPPHAITQLGIGRTFQNIRIFPRLTVLDNVCIALHPHAGYGVGAAVWQGSGFDRKESALIETAQELLGIFNLQDKQDEIASNLPYGEQRRVEMARALAARPKLLLLDEPAAGMNPAEVRTLMESIHFIHDQFKLTILLIEHQMRVVMGICEQITVMDFGQVIARGNADQVASNPRVIEAYLGKQGGKPGRRD
- the braC_2 gene encoding Leucine-, isoleucine-, valine-, threonine-, and alanine-binding protein precursor; translated protein: MKGKYLSLVILLLVLSVVISGCKTGGGTTGKTVKIGILGPLTGAQTTFGEGNRNGALIAIEEWNAKGGPAGYKIQYVLGDSQCDPKAAADAAKKAVDEDKVQFIIGAVCSSETIPIGEYAATKKVPLISGTSTNAKVTVDDAGHVKKYSFRACFIDPFQGKVMAGFALKNLKAKTAAVVREVGNDYIIGLADEFVKAFEAGGGKVVVSESFVKEDTDFSAILAKVKDANPDVFFVPTYYDKVSLIGAQAKQKGITAVLLGGDGWDSADLDLAAVEGGYFSNHYHPGDTRQIVVDWVNKYKTKYGSVPDALATLGYDAASLMLAAIDKAGTTDPDKVVAALEGISFDAVSGHITYDQWHNPIKAAAVLKVSGGQVLYEATVAP